The Acidobacteriaceae bacterium genome includes a region encoding these proteins:
- a CDS encoding HemK/PrmC family methyltransferase: MTLRDALLEASASISRRDAETLLAHSVRKDRAWVLAHADDELPHGELEDFRGLTGRRAEQEPLQHLTGTQEFFGIELRVTTDVLIPRPETEHLVEAVLDWAHRQSDADPEAGSHLRIADVGTGSGAIAIAIASVLEHASVTAIDISPAALAVARDNAERAGVAGRIRFIAGDLLAPLLGEHVAPDPLFTGDPLNPLIVGSDPFDPVLGSAPAQETGELDIVVSNPPYVALDDAATLAPEVRDHEPALALYAGRDGLAIYRRLIPQAAHLLRPGGLLAMEIGWGQRDAVADLLAGWDSVRFVDDYAGIARVALAIRR; this comes from the coding sequence ATGACACTCCGCGACGCCCTTCTCGAAGCCTCTGCATCCATCTCGCGAAGGGATGCCGAGACGCTGCTTGCTCATAGCGTGCGAAAGGATCGCGCGTGGGTGCTGGCCCATGCGGATGATGAACTGCCGCACGGCGAGCTCGAAGACTTTCGCGGGCTGACTGGCCGCCGCGCGGAGCAGGAACCGCTGCAACACCTTACCGGCACGCAGGAGTTCTTCGGCATCGAACTGCGGGTGACTACGGACGTTTTGATTCCCCGGCCCGAGACCGAACACCTTGTCGAAGCTGTGCTCGACTGGGCGCACCGGCAATCCGATGCCGATCCGGAGGCCGGCTCGCACCTGCGTATCGCGGATGTGGGCACGGGTTCCGGGGCGATTGCCATTGCGATTGCCTCGGTGCTCGAGCACGCCTCGGTGACAGCGATCGATATCTCGCCGGCTGCGCTGGCGGTGGCGCGGGACAACGCCGAGCGCGCCGGAGTGGCTGGTCGGATTCGGTTCATCGCGGGTGACCTGCTGGCGCCGCTGCTCGGAGAGCATGTTGCTCCAGACCCGCTGTTTACCGGTGATCCGCTCAACCCGCTGATTGTGGGGAGCGACCCGTTTGATCCTGTACTGGGCAGCGCACCGGCGCAGGAGACTGGTGAGCTCGACATTGTCGTTTCGAATCCGCCATACGTTGCGCTGGATGATGCCGCAACCCTGGCGCCGGAGGTGCGCGATCACGAGCCCGCGTTGGCGCTGTATGCGGGCCGCGACGGGCTTGCGATCTACCGCCGGCTTATCCCACAGGCTGCACATCTGCTGCGGCCGGGAGGGCTGCTCGCGATGGAGATCGGCTGGGGACAGCGCGACGCAGTCGCAGATCTGCTTGCAGGATGGGAC
- a CDS encoding methyltransferase domain-containing protein — translation MRFPLLAAILVLTTLPLGAQTTATPPPPTHPTSTPYTGDLSVFDEPGRDQKLQIDRVMDTLKLHPGATVADIGAGGGWFSVRAARRVSPGGTVFAEDINQHAVDAIHNRAAKENLPNIAAVLGTPDDPKLPANSLDAALMLRVYHEVAHPPVLLANLRGEMKSGGLFGVIDHPGNGADHGINADVVIAEVQRAGFHFVRQYDFTKGDQNDYFLLFERP, via the coding sequence CGCCATCCTGGTCCTGACCACGCTGCCGCTTGGCGCCCAGACGACCGCGACCCCGCCGCCGCCAACCCACCCCACCAGCACACCGTACACCGGCGATCTGTCGGTCTTTGACGAGCCGGGACGGGATCAGAAGCTGCAGATCGACCGCGTTATGGATACGCTGAAGCTTCATCCGGGAGCGACGGTCGCGGATATCGGCGCGGGCGGCGGCTGGTTCTCGGTGCGGGCCGCGCGCCGGGTTTCGCCCGGAGGTACGGTGTTCGCGGAGGACATCAACCAGCATGCCGTGGACGCCATCCATAATCGTGCGGCGAAGGAAAACCTGCCCAACATCGCGGCGGTTCTGGGTACACCGGACGATCCGAAACTGCCGGCGAACTCGCTGGACGCGGCGCTGATGCTGAGGGTTTACCACGAGGTTGCGCACCCGCCGGTGCTGCTGGCGAACCTGCGCGGAGAGATGAAGTCGGGAGGGCTGTTCGGCGTGATCGACCACCCTGGGAACGGCGCAGACCACGGCATCAATGCAGACGTGGTGATCGCAGAGGTCCAGCGCGCGGGCTTCCACTTCGTGCGGCAGTATGACTTCACGAAGGGCGACCAGAACGACTATTTTCTGTTGTTCGAAAGGCCGTGA